One Saccharomyces mikatae IFO 1815 strain IFO1815 genome assembly, chromosome: 16 genomic region harbors:
- the SMKI16G1040 gene encoding uncharacterized protein (similar to Saccharomyces cerevisiae YPL071C; ancestral locus Anc_8.538): MNFRFARNNDNTNHIRKRNHSPDPIGIDNYKRKRLIIDLENLSLSDKGPKKVHLDDNNHVQNNIAFSDSIRDKALREILKCSANKSHDNESFYDRIWERFREEKLQVIKWADYKEVVYLNWWRWFHDQLASQCTYDEEADTDVEMSAMDTDVDMDA; this comes from the coding sequence ATGAATTTCCGGTTTGcaagaaataatgataacaCCAACCACATtaggaaaagaaatcattCTCCAGACCCTATAGGAATTGATaattataaaagaaaaagactaATAATAGACTTAGAAAACCTATCTTTAAGTGATAAAGGGCCTAAGAAGGTACATTTAGATGACAACAATCACgttcaaaataatatagCGTTCTCAGATTCCATTCGTGATAAAGCTCTGAGAGAGATCTTAAAATGTTCAGCAAATAAATCCCACGATAATGAGTCGTTTTATGACAGAATATGGGAACGTTttagagaagaaaaactacAAGTGATAAAATGGGCAGATTATAAGGAAGTTGTTTATTTAAACTGGTGGAGGTGGTTCCATGATCAATTGGCTTCACAGTGCACTTATGATGAAGAGGCCGACACTGACGTCGAAATGTCGGCAATGGATACAGATGTGGATATGGATGCATaa
- the UBP16 gene encoding putative ubiquitin-specific protease UBP16 (similar to Saccharomyces cerevisiae UBP16 (YPL072W); ancestral locus Anc_8.540), with product MTWINNATNSPTALMKKVSCGLIIVVSLYVIAPSLSALVFGDPKQRIKKYTTVGLINRGNDCFITSSLQGLAGMPRFVEYLKQIKSILQELKSNPSRKAKVDNLIVDDVVSCIRFRNSPDSLAPLHESLMALIFDLVSVRESKKSVSPQMVINTLEAIFKSKMSSRQNDAHECTLLMLQTLQKERSNLVGYTQYMPEINIPNFPFEGETSKFLVCLQCKGLSKPSYQQTFIRELSVPQQTSEKLLTILANDETEIIEDYSCSICQIRAILNHERYRNFKDCTPEELLMIEALKNYATKASINEDLPPELEQYIKRYSKDKLHISKVKGKIIKKDVAVQLPDILVVHLSRSTFNGITYCRNPCNVEFGERVKLPEYTLAENRAITENRQVKYNLKSVVKHTGSHSRGHYICYRRKADIRFDKGEESSLEGASTIVNNEAKTRNHDQKIGHNDDRRSRHKKVKSVLQYPYWQISDTAIEESTTSTVLNEQKYVYMLYYERVRK from the coding sequence ATGACATGGATTAATAATGCTACGAACTCTCCAACTGctttaatgaagaaagtcTCCTGTGGATTAATAATTGTTGTTTCTTTATATGTCATTGCACCCAGTCTAAGTGCACTTGTCTTTGGAGACCCTAAGCAGAGgattaaaaaatatacgaCAGTCGGCTTAATTAATCGCGGAAATGATTGTTTCATAACATCATCTCTTCAAGGTTTAGCTGGAATGCCCAGATTTGTGGAGTATTTGAAGCAAATCAAATCGATTCTCCAAGAATTGAAATCCAATCCATCCAGAAAAGCAAAGGTTGACAATCTTATAGTAGATGACGTTGTAAGCTGCATTAGGTTTAGAAACTCACCTGATTCACTTGCACCCTTACATGAAAGCCTTATGGCTttaatttttgatttagTATCCGTAagagaaagtaaaaaatcGGTCTCTCCACAGATGGTGATAAATACTTTGGAGgctattttcaaatcaaagaTGTCATCCAGACAAAATGATGCGCATGAATGCACGCTACTTATGCTGCAAACGTTACAAAAAGAACGCTCGAATCTGGTTGGATACACTCAATATATGCCCGAAATCAATATACCAAACTTTCCGTTTGAGGGCGAAACTTCCAAATTTCTAGTATGCCTTCAGTGCAAAGGATTATCAAAACCATCATATCAACAAACTTTTATTCGTGAACTATCAGTACCCCAACAAACGTCAGAGAAATTGCTTACAATTCTAGCCAACGACGAAACGGAAATTATAGAGGACTACTCATGTTCGATTTGCCAAATAAGAGCCATCTTAAATCACGAAAGGTATAGAAATTTTAAAGACTGTACCCCGGAAGAATTGTTAATGATAGAGGctttaaaaaattatgCCACTAAAGCTTCAATTAACGAAGATTTACCGCCCGAATTAGAACAATACATTAAGCGCTACTCAAAGGACAAATTGCATATATCTAAAGTAAAAGGaaagattataaaaaaagatgtaGCAGTACAATTACCAGATATTCTGGTAGTGCATTTATCAAGATCCACCTTTAATGGTATTACGTACTGTAGAAATCCCTGTAACGTTGAATTCGGAGAAAGAGTAAAACTTCCTGAGTATACATTAGCTGAGAATAGAGCGATAACAGAGAACCGGCAAGTCAAATATAACTTAAAAAGTGTTGTGAAACACACTGGTTCTCATTCACGTGGACACTATATATGCTACAGACGTAAGGCTGACATTCGCTTTGATAAAGGAGAGGAATCGTCCCTCGAAGGCGCGTCAACTATTGTTAATAATGAAGCTAAAACCAGGAACCACgatcaaaaaattggacACAATGACGACAGAAGAAGCAGGCACAAAAAAGTCAAGAGTGTTTTACAGTATCCTTATTGGCAAATATCTGATACTGCTATAGAAGAAAGTACCACTTCAACAGTATTAAATGAACAGAAATATGTCTACATGCTATACTACGAACGTGTAAGAAAATAG